One window of the Lytechinus pictus isolate F3 Inbred chromosome 5, Lp3.0, whole genome shotgun sequence genome contains the following:
- the LOC129262524 gene encoding tropomyosin-2-like gives MSAKLSNIKERINAIQISIGEANNTLRERQTQYEEQRQRAEEFEEQIKILNNKLRAAEEIQSEKECEMSMLKGKIHEIETESEENARFGNVLKMREQKNLERIQDLEQTIEQRTSEIERLDRINSDLQCSCQQMEDKLDSSECRGMQLKSMLDEGMEEVNQLRNTYKSKEAGKKDMEEKFNKWDSEREEKKEHYEQANCRAEEAERKRETLRSKIDKLEDELETVIEKRKACEEEMSQLCSEVEHI, from the exons ATGAGTGCCAAACTGAGCAACATCAAGGAGCGCATCAATGCGATTCAGATAAGCATTGGTGAGGCAAATAATACCCTCAGAGAGCGTCAAACTCAATATGAGGAACAAAGGCAGAGAGCTGAAGAA TTTGAGGAACAGATCAAGATCCTGAACAATAAACTCCGAGCTGCGGAGGAGATCCAATCCGAGAAAGAATGTGAGATGTCAATGCTCAAAGGGAAGATTCATGAAATAGAGACAGAATCTGAAGAAAATGCCAG ATTTGGAAACGTTTTGAAGATGCGTGAGCAGAAAAATCTTGAAAGA ATTCAAGATTTGGAGCAAACGATTGAACAAAGAACTTCAGAAATTGAGCGCCTAGACCGAATCAACTCAGAT cTCCAGTGTAGCTGTCAGCAAATGGAAGATAAATTGGATAGTTCGGAATGTAGAGGCATGCAACTTAAAAG catgTTGGATGAGGGAATGGAAGAAGTAAACCAGCTGAGAAACACCTACAAATCCAAGGAGGCTGGAAAGAAAGACATGGAGGAGAAATTCAATAAATGGGATAGCGAACGTgaggagaaaaaagaacatTATGAACAG gcaaATTGCCGTGCAGAAGAAGCAGAGAGAAAGCGAGAAACTCTCCGGTCAAAGATAGACAAGTTGGAAG aCGAGCTGGAGACAGTTATAGAGAAGAGAAAGGCTTGTGAAGAAGAAATGAGTCAGCTCTGTTCAGAGGTTGAGCATATTTAA